A part of [Limnothrix rosea] IAM M-220 genomic DNA contains:
- a CDS encoding AAA family ATPase, producing MKERVRDLTDNLSKTIVGKEDAIKLVLVAMLSGGHVLLEDVPGVGKTLLAKSLARSVNGKFQRIQCTPDLLPSDITGTNIWNPNSREFEFLSGPVFANVLLADEINRATPRTQSALLEVMEEQQVTVDGDARQVPKPFFVVATQNPVEYQGTFPLPEAQMDRFVISLSLGYPGFSEEVDMLQMHQSRIRPEELAPCISLDEVRQLQANVQEIHVEKSIQEYIVKIAQKSRDYEGIILGVSPRGTVALQRAAQAYAYLADRDFILTDDIKYLAPFVLAHRVIVSGGKNAKEVIQSLVATITDPSTPESGYSLPIA from the coding sequence ATGAAAGAAAGAGTTCGCGACCTGACAGACAACCTCTCCAAAACAATTGTCGGCAAAGAAGATGCCATCAAACTTGTCCTCGTTGCCATGCTGAGTGGCGGTCACGTATTACTAGAAGATGTACCCGGTGTCGGCAAAACATTATTAGCCAAATCCCTAGCCCGCTCTGTCAATGGCAAATTTCAGCGAATCCAGTGTACGCCGGATCTTCTGCCCAGCGACATTACCGGCACAAATATTTGGAACCCCAATAGCCGTGAATTTGAATTTCTCTCAGGGCCGGTTTTTGCCAATGTGCTCCTTGCCGATGAGATCAATCGCGCCACCCCCCGTACCCAATCAGCTCTCCTCGAAGTCATGGAAGAGCAGCAGGTCACCGTGGATGGCGATGCTCGCCAAGTGCCTAAGCCATTTTTCGTTGTGGCAACCCAAAACCCCGTTGAATACCAAGGGACTTTCCCCTTACCAGAAGCGCAGATGGATCGCTTTGTTATTTCCCTTAGCCTTGGTTACCCCGGCTTTTCAGAAGAAGTCGATATGCTGCAGATGCACCAATCTCGGATTCGTCCTGAAGAGTTAGCGCCTTGTATTAGCCTCGATGAAGTTCGTCAATTACAGGCGAATGTCCAGGAAATTCATGTGGAAAAATCAATTCAAGAGTACATCGTTAAGATTGCGCAGAAGTCCCGCGATTATGAAGGGATTATTCTTGGGGTTAGCCCTCGGGGCACTGTTGCCCTCCAACGCGCCGCCCAAGCCTATGCTTATTTAGCAGATCGCGACTTTATTCTGACGGATGATATTAAATATTTAGCTCCCTTTGTCTTGGCTCACCGCGTGATTGTTTCGGGTGGCAAAAATGCAAAAGAGGTGATTCAAAGTCTTGTTGCAACGATCACAGATCCTTCTACTCCTGAAAGTGGCTATAGTTTACCGATTGCTTAG
- the psaK gene encoding photosystem I reaction center subunit PsaK yields MSLALTLIAAVPSTMAWSPKIAVVMIICNILAIALGKATMKNPSEGPALPMPEMFGGMGLPALLATTSFGHVLGVGAIIGLASMGAI; encoded by the coding sequence ATGTCCTTAGCTCTTACCCTCATCGCTGCTGTGCCCTCCACAATGGCATGGAGCCCAAAAATTGCGGTTGTGATGATCATCTGTAATATTTTGGCGATCGCCCTTGGCAAAGCAACAATGAAAAACCCTTCCGAAGGCCCCGCCCTACCAATGCCTGAAATGTTTGGTGGGATGGGTCTCCCCGCATTATTAGCCACCACTAGTTTTGGTCATGTACTAGGAGTCGGTGCAATCATTGGCTTAGCTAGCATGGGTGCAATCTAA
- a CDS encoding MBL fold metallo-hydrolase has product MSDSKQQFKVNFWGVRGSIPCPGAETVRYGGNTPCIEMIAGGERLIFDGGTGLRVLGQSLMSQLPVEAHMFFTHSHWDHIQGFPFFVPAFVNVNKFNIYGVVAPNGATIKQRLHDQMLHPNFPVPLQIMQADLKFFSLEVGEVLQIGDVTIENAKLNHPGEAVGYRVNWRGVSAAYITDTEHYPDHIDEQVLKLADNADVVIIDAAYTDSEYHDPKSSKVGWGHSTWQEAVKVAKAANVKQLVIFHHDPLHNDDFLDKIAEEAASEFSNTVLAREGMSIVLNPQGNVKDQKATESQELSV; this is encoded by the coding sequence GGCGGCAATACACCCTGTATCGAGATGATAGCAGGCGGTGAACGGCTAATCTTTGACGGTGGCACAGGGCTGCGGGTACTAGGGCAATCCCTAATGAGCCAACTGCCCGTTGAAGCCCATATGTTCTTCACTCATTCCCATTGGGATCACATTCAGGGCTTTCCCTTCTTCGTACCGGCTTTTGTCAATGTCAACAAATTTAATATTTACGGTGTCGTCGCTCCCAATGGTGCAACGATCAAGCAGCGTCTCCATGATCAAATGTTGCACCCAAATTTCCCGGTTCCCCTGCAGATTATGCAGGCAGATTTAAAATTCTTTTCCCTAGAAGTTGGGGAAGTACTGCAAATTGGTGATGTCACCATTGAAAATGCGAAGCTCAATCACCCTGGGGAAGCAGTGGGGTATCGGGTAAACTGGCGGGGTGTATCGGCCGCATACATTACAGATACAGAACATTATCCAGATCATATTGACGAGCAAGTCCTAAAGTTGGCAGATAATGCTGACGTTGTGATTATTGACGCAGCATATACAGATAGCGAATATCACGACCCAAAATCCAGCAAAGTAGGTTGGGGTCACAGTACTTGGCAAGAAGCGGTCAAGGTAGCTAAAGCCGCGAATGTTAAACAGTTGGTGATTTTTCACCATGACCCTCTGCATAATGATGATTTTCTTGACAAGATTGCGGAAGAGGCAGCCTCTGAATTTTCGAATACGGTTTTAGCCCGCGAAGGTATGTCTATTGTGCTAAACCCCCAAGGTAATGTTAAAGATCAGAAGGCGACAGAGTCACAAGAGCTATCTGTTTAA
- a CDS encoding DUF2854 domain-containing protein, whose product MFGKISLGSVGLVVGGILSVIGFAAYGFGNATLNLAGMFYGIPILLGGLALKAAEIKPTPYSADVSDDIEALREAQATDTQHQIRKDVTRYRYGQDCHLDDSLERLGLSPTDEERPQLHHLREESHEGQYALVLEFYSPLFSLEEWEKRQAKIERFFGPDIKAAIAQPEENEIELALIKTAA is encoded by the coding sequence ATGTTCGGTAAGATTTCGCTTGGCAGTGTGGGATTAGTGGTCGGGGGCATATTGTCTGTGATAGGCTTTGCGGCCTATGGCTTTGGGAATGCAACCCTTAATTTGGCAGGGATGTTCTATGGCATTCCTATTCTGCTCGGTGGCTTGGCTCTAAAGGCGGCGGAAATTAAACCCACTCCCTATAGTGCTGATGTCTCTGACGATATTGAAGCGCTTCGGGAAGCTCAGGCGACGGACACACAGCATCAAATCCGTAAGGATGTGACGCGTTATCGCTATGGTCAGGATTGTCACTTGGATGATTCTTTAGAGCGTTTGGGTTTAAGTCCTACGGATGAGGAGCGTCCCCAGCTTCATCATTTACGGGAAGAATCCCATGAGGGTCAGTATGCTTTGGTTTTAGAGTTTTATTCGCCTTTGTTCTCTCTGGAAGAATGGGAAAAACGCCAAGCAAAAATTGAACGTTTCTTTGGCCCTGATATCAAGGCGGCGATCGCCCAGCCGGAAGAGAACGAAATTGAATTAGCACTGATCAAAACAGCAGCATAG
- a CDS encoding bifunctional riboflavin kinase/FAD synthetase, translating into MRVVSSTIEAVTPTSIALGNFDGIHRGHQRVIEPAIAFTRHNHQVVAAGNHPTEQPPQSPRLCPTVVTFDPHPREFFSGNPKRLLTPLPEKVAVLAQLGIEQLVLLPFDRELAALTPEEFISEILVKKLKTRSISIGVDFCFGRSRSGNSTDLKAIAAGYDVEVNIAPLYKDQGDRISSSAIRKALVEGQLTTANALLGRAYTLQGKVIHGQKLGRKLGFPTANLELSATKFLPKYGVYGVQVNIQSSGQNQWGILNLGCRPTVEPNAKNPTIEVHLFDYDQHIYGETLTVKLLHYLRPEQKFDSLQKLQAQIHTDCARTKKLLNLP; encoded by the coding sequence GTGCGGGTAGTATCTTCAACCATTGAGGCGGTCACGCCCACCAGTATTGCTTTAGGTAATTTTGATGGGATACACCGTGGACACCAGCGGGTCATTGAACCAGCGATCGCCTTCACCCGCCACAATCATCAAGTTGTCGCAGCCGGAAATCACCCGACCGAGCAACCGCCACAGTCCCCAAGACTTTGCCCAACCGTTGTTACTTTTGACCCTCATCCTCGCGAATTTTTTTCCGGCAATCCGAAGCGACTCCTCACGCCATTGCCAGAAAAAGTGGCAGTACTAGCACAGCTTGGCATTGAACAGCTTGTTTTACTGCCCTTTGATCGAGAGCTTGCTGCTTTGACACCAGAGGAATTTATTTCAGAAATCTTGGTGAAAAAGCTTAAAACAAGAAGTATTAGTATTGGTGTCGATTTTTGTTTTGGTCGCAGTCGCAGCGGCAACTCGACAGATTTGAAGGCGATCGCCGCCGGATATGATGTGGAAGTCAATATCGCTCCACTATATAAAGACCAAGGCGATCGCATTAGTAGTTCAGCGATTAGAAAAGCATTAGTAGAGGGGCAACTCACAACCGCAAATGCCCTCCTCGGCCGGGCTTACACCTTACAAGGCAAAGTCATCCATGGCCAAAAATTAGGCCGTAAACTTGGTTTTCCCACCGCCAATCTTGAATTATCAGCCACAAAATTTTTGCCCAAATATGGCGTTTACGGCGTTCAAGTCAATATCCAGTCATCAGGACAAAACCAATGGGGCATCCTAAACCTTGGTTGCCGACCAACCGTGGAGCCAAACGCCAAAAATCCGACCATTGAAGTGCATCTATTTGACTATGACCAGCATATTTACGGCGAAACCCTAACAGTCAAACTACTCCATTACCTTCGTCCCGAACAAAAATTCGACTCTCTCCAAAAATTGCAAGCCCAAATCCACACGGACTGCGCTCGCACCAAAAAATTACTTAACCTACCCTAG